GCCCCTGAACAGGCAGACAGCATTGCGCAGAACTTTGCCCGCGCGGGTGAAACAATCGTACAGCTCGGCATGGTTGCCAAACGGGATGAGGACGCCGTCCTTTATAAAGGCACACTTGGCTTATGACACGCAGGCAGGTTGTCATTTTTATCTCCGGCAGCGGTTCCAATATGGAAGCATTGATAAAAGCCACGCAAATGCCGGATTATCCTGCAACAATCGCCGCCGTTATCAGCGACCAAAGCACTGCCGCCGGCCTGGATAAAGCCAGGGCGTATCATGTCCCCACCCATATTTTTGAACGCAAGGCCTTTGCTTCCAGACAAGCCCATGAAGACGCTATCCTACAGTGCCTTGCCTGCTATCATCCTGATATTCTTTGCCTTGCCGGTTATATGCGGCTTGTCTCCGGCCGGTTTATCGCCCCTTATCAGGGACGCATTCTGAATATCCATCCTTCCCTTCTGCCGCTGTTTCCCGGGCTTGACACCCATCAGCGCGCCCTTGATGCAGGTATGAAAGTTGCCGGTTGCACGGTCCATCTGGTTACAGAAGGCATGGATGAGGGCCCGGTTCTTGCCCAGGCCAGCGTGCCCGTGCAACCGGATGACACAGCGCAAACACTGGCGCAGCGGATTCTGACAACAGAACACCATCTTTATCCTGTGGCTTTGCGCGCCTTTATTGAGAAAAAGCTTCCGCAACAGCAACAGACAGGCAATCTCCCTGTTTTTTAACCGGCTGGCAGGACAACCTGGCTTTGGTAAAAAATCTTTTTGTTTTCTGATCTTATCGCCGGATTCTTATCCTTAAAATATAAAAATATTCACATATTTCGCATTGAAATCCTGACACCTTGATCCAAATCAAGGCAAAGGCGTTACTGGCATTTTACAATGAATTCCAGACGGCCTGTTGTGCTGTCCCAAGGAGTTTTTAATATGCGGCGAAAAAGCAAACCTTTAACAAAAGCACACACTGCCAAAGCGCAAGGCGCAGCTTTATGGGCAAGCTCCTTTGCTTTTACCATCTGTTTTGCCGTCTGGACAATCTTCGCTATTATCGGCATTAAAATTCAGCAGGAGCTTGGCCTCACAGAAAGCCAGCTCGGCCTGCTTATCGGCACGCCGGTTCTGACCGGATCGCTCATCCGCGTGCCTTTAGGCGTGTGGAGCGAGCAATACGGCGGACGCATTGTCACCGTTCTGGTCATGCTTGCCGCCGCAGCCGCCACATGGCTGCTTACCTATGCAGCAACCTATGAACATATGCTGTTTGCCGCCCTTGGCATCGGTATTGCCGGCGGTTCGTTTTCAAGCGGTGTCGCCTATGTCGCCCGCTGGTTCCCGCCAAGCAAGGCCGGTCTGGCGCTGGGCATTTTCGGCGCAGGCAATGTCGGCGCGGCCGTTACCAAACTGCTAGCGCCGCAAGTCATGCAAATCGGCGGCAGCTGGCATAGTGTGGCTTATGTCTGGGCGATTGCGCTGGTTGTCACCGCGTTGGTTTTCTGGTTTACCACCACAGATGACCCGGCGCTGGTCAGACAGCGCAAATCCGGTAAAAAGCCCAAAAGCACGTGGCTGGAACTTGCGCCTTTAAGCAAATTGCAGGTCTGGCGGTTTTCGCTTTATTACTTCTTTGTTTTTGGCGGTTTTATCGCCCTTGCCGCGTGGCTGCCCAAATACCTGACCGCGGTCTATGCGTTCAGCCTGCCGATGGCCGGTGTCATCGCCGCCTGCTTTTCCATTCCTGCCAGTATCTTCCGCATTTACGGCGGCTATCTTTCCGACAGGCACGGCGCCCGCAAAATCATGTACTGGACTTTAAGTCTTTCTGTTATCACCCTGTTTATCCTGTGCTATCCGCCAACGCGATATGGCATTGAAACAGCGAAGGGAACACTCGTCTTCCACATGGCGACAGGAGCGGCGCTGTTTACAGTCATTGTCTTTATCCTTGGCTTTGCCATGGCGCTGGGCAAGGCGGCTGTCTACAAGCATATCCCCGTTTATTATCCGCACAATGTCGGTGCCGTCGGCGGCCTTGTCGGCATGATCGGCGGGCTGGGCGGTTTCATTCTGCCCATTGTCTTCGGCAGGTTGCTGGATATGACCGGCATCTACACAACCTGTTTCATGGTTCTCTTCCTCATCGCCGGTGTTTCCCTGCTGTGGATGCACTTTTCCATCCGCGCCATGGAACAGAACAAACTCAGATCCTTGAAACAAACCCTTCCTGAATTTCCGGAGTTGAAATAATGGCGCGTACAAAAAAATATAACCGATATGTTTTAACCGACTGGCGCCCCGAGAATGAAAAATTCTGGCAGCAGAAAGGACGTAAAATCGCCACCCGCAACCTCCGGGTTTCCATTTTCGCCCTGCTGCTTGCCTTTGCCGTCTGGCAGGTGTGGTCGGTGGTTGTCACCAGGCTGCAACAGGCGGGCTTTCCCTACAGCCAGTCGCAACTCTTCTGGCTGGCAGCGCTCCCCGGCATTTCCGGCGCGACATTGCGCATTTTCTATTCTTTCATGGTGCCGATTTTCGGCGG
This is a stretch of genomic DNA from Candidatus Tokpelaia hoelldoblerii. It encodes these proteins:
- the purN gene encoding Phosphoribosylglycinamide formyltransferase (bhsal10300), with amino-acid sequence MTRRQVVIFISGSGSNMEALIKATQMPDYPATIAAVISDQSTAAGLDKARAYHVPTHIFERKAFASRQAHEDAILQCLACYHPDILCLAGYMRLVSGRFIAPYQGRILNIHPSLLPLFPGLDTHQRALDAGMKVAGCTVHLVTEGMDEGPVLAQASVPVQPDDTAQTLAQRILTTEHHLYPVALRAFIEKKLPQQQQTGNLPVF
- a CDS encoding Major facilitator transporter family protein (bhsal10310), producing MRRKSKPLTKAHTAKAQGAALWASSFAFTICFAVWTIFAIIGIKIQQELGLTESQLGLLIGTPVLTGSLIRVPLGVWSEQYGGRIVTVLVMLAAAAATWLLTYAATYEHMLFAALGIGIAGGSFSSGVAYVARWFPPSKAGLALGIFGAGNVGAAVTKLLAPQVMQIGGSWHSVAYVWAIALVVTALVFWFTTTDDPALVRQRKSGKKPKSTWLELAPLSKLQVWRFSLYYFFVFGGFIALAAWLPKYLTAVYAFSLPMAGVIAACFSIPASIFRIYGGYLSDRHGARKIMYWTLSLSVITLFILCYPPTRYGIETAKGTLVFHMATGAALFTVIVFILGFAMALGKAAVYKHIPVYYPHNVGAVGGLVGMIGGLGGFILPIVFGRLLDMTGIYTTCFMVLFLIAGVSLLWMHFSIRAMEQNKLRSLKQTLPEFPELK